In the genome of Chryseobacterium phocaeense, the window AAAAGCAAAGAGAACGGGAGTAGTTTCCTTTAATCTGGAAGGGATAGGAATTGCATCTGATGTAGGGATGATCCTTGATAAAATGGGCATTGCCGTAAGAACGGGGCACCATTGTACACAACCTATCATGGACTTCTTCAATATAGCCGGAACGGTAAGAGCCAGTTTTGCGGTGTATAATACTTTTGAGGAAATCGATATTTTGATTGAAGGAGTTAAGAAAGCACAGCGAATGTTGAGCTGATAAATATGGCATTTATTTGAATAAAAAAGCAGCTATTCAGCTGCTTTTTTTGATAAAATTTGTAATAATTTGAGAATGTCCTAAAATGGAATATTTTTCTTATTGTTTTGGAATTAAAAATAGTTGAAGTATTAATTTAAAAGTTCATCACTAAAATATTCAGTCTGAATATTCCTGCCCAGTCGGTGGCATTACTACCATCTGTGTTAACAGGAATCTGATACATGTCTGTCCGTGCAACAATAACCCTGATGCGGGTTTTTCCATTGGTATGAGTCCAGATTTCATTAAAAGTAACGCTAAAGGTATCAATAGGGGTAAAGCTGCGGCTGACATTGTAGGGCTCATCCGGAAGATTTTGAGCAACAAGCTGTACCGTTACATTGTCTAGACTGAAAGCTGTACCCTGATATTCATAAACAATTTCCATTTTTGCAGGTGAACTTGATGTGGAGCCAATGCTTTTTTTACTTTCAATATACCAGTTGTTGCTTCTGAAATCGGCACTAGTGTTTGAGAAACCAGTCCAGTCGGCAACAGTACTGTGGGGAGGAATAATCATTTGTCCTCTGTATAGTTTTTTAATATTGGTATAAGGATTATTTGTAGGTTTCCATTGGGTTCCGTCATATTCCAACATCTGCCCTGATGACGGAGGTGTGCTTGATAGCGGAGTTCCCTGTAATGCGGTAACACGGGTGCTGTTAGAGTTTTGGCTGGTTGTTGCATCTCCTGTAAGAGCACTTCTTTCAAAAGAATTTCCGTTAAGGATTACAGAAGAGGAGCCTGTATATGCCACATTATTTGTTGCTCCTTTCATGGAAATCCATTTAGCTGAATTTGAATCATAGTAATAATATCCCGGAGAGGTTACATCAATGGTTTTAGCTTCAGGGATAGTTGTTTTTGAGGTGACATAAACAATAGCGGCATTTTGGGTGCCGGTATACTTAGAATCTCTTATCTTCAGGTCGTCCCCTGATAATCTTGGAGCAATAATTCCATCCGGTATATCAGTATTTACATTTTTTTCTATATGAAGAGTTCCCTCTGGGTTTGACGTGCCTATTCCTAACTGGCAGAAAGCATTTTTACTTAATAGTAAAGTGATACTTAGCGTTAATATATATTTCATCTTTTTAGTTGTAATTTGTAATCAATAAATTAGCTTTCATAGGTTCTTTCCATCCGGTGTTGAAGCTGTCTATTCTTGAATAGATGACGGTTAATCTTGTTTTTAGATTTCCGCCAACAGTGATGTTTGATAAAGGGTAATAAACAATTGAGAAAACGTTTGACCAAGCGGAGACATTATTAGTACTAGGGGTAATAAACACTGAAACTTTGTTAAGATTAAAGGCTGTCCCCTGATATTCATACGTTACTTTTAATTGTGCAGGAGTAAGATTGGTTGTATTATAATTTATTGATTCCTTGGATACGACCTGCCATCCGCCAAAATCATAGGTGGCAACCTGATGATTCGTAAAGTCCGAAACTCCCGATTCTGTACTGCTAACATATCTGTTTGGAGGGAGCGTTAGTACGGTCGCATACATTAATACACCAGGCTGTTTGGGAACCGATTTCCATTGCGTTCCGTCATATTCCAATATCTGACCTGATAATGGAGGAGTGTTGGATAACGGAGTTCCTTGTAATGCGGTAACACGGAGGTTATTTGAATTTTGGTTCGCTGTTGCATCTCCTGTAAGAGCACTTCTTTCAAAAGAATTCCCGGTAAGGGCTATAGAAGCGGAGCCAGTATAGGTGACGTTACTTGTTCCTCCTTTCATAGAAATCCATTTACCTGCATTTGCATCATAATAGTAGTATCCCGGAGAGGTTATATCTACAGTTTTTCCTTCCGGCAGGTTTGGTTTTGAAGTTACATATACAAAAGCCCCGTTTTTTGCGCTGTTATAAAGTAAATCTCTGGCTTTTAAGTCTTCTCCTGATAGTCTGGGAGCAATAAGTCCCTCCGCGATAATAAGATTTGGGTGCGGGTGGATATCAAGGGTCGCTTTTGGTGATTCCGTGTAGATTCCTAATTGGCTGTATGCTGTATTAAACAGCAATAATGTCGCGATATATAGTGCTTTCATGATTAATTTTTTATAAAGAAAATATTTGCGAAATGTGTATGCGTCCAGTCAGCAGGACTTCCATGGTTGTGGCCGGTCTTGGTAAAACTTAATTTTACAACGAGCTTATTATACTGATTTAAGTAATAATTCATAGTAATTCCTGAAATGGTGTTCGTGCTGTTGTCACTCGAATTTTTTTCAACAGTTATAGCACTTATCTTATAATTATCATATAAATTCCTGCTCTGAGCAATGGTCCCCTCAAATTCATACTCAATCTCTACTACAGTGGCTTGTCTGTCTGAAATATAGTTTCTGTTCTTCTTGGACTGTAAATACCATCTTGTATTATAAGTATTGTAGGTTGAATTGGAAAAATTAGAAAAGTCTCCTATATTCGGAGGGACAATAGGGATTCTTTCCACCAGAAAAGTATCTTGTGCAAGTGGGGTATAAGGTTCCCAGCATGAGCAGGCTTGATTGTAAGAAAGTTTTTGGCCGCTTACGGGCTTTTTAGCGGAAACAGCAGTGCCTTGCAGAGCTTTTACAGAAGTAATATTACTGTTCTGCATAGCAGTGATATCACCTGTTAATTCGCTTCTTTCGAAAGAGCTTCCATTAAGCTTTACAGATTCAGAAGCAGCGTAAGCTGTAGTTCCTGTTACACCCTGCATAGAAATCCATTTTTCCACAACAGAATCATAATAGTAATAGCCTGGTTTAGTAACATTGATGGTTTTGTTTTCCGGAACATTAGGTATGGATGTTACATATACAATCGCGCCGTTTTGATCATTGCCGTAGCTGCCATTTTTCAATTTCAGCTCTTCTCCTGATAATTTTGGCGAAATAATTCCTTCTGCTAGAGTTCGGTTGGGAGTGATTTGAACGTCCAGAGTGGCAGAAGGATCCTTTGTATTGATTCCAATCTGACTTTGCACTATACCTGAAAACAGGATAGTAAATAAAAAGATTTTTTTCATGTTTGTGTGTTAAAAATTATATATTGGGATGTTAACCTATCATATCTGGAAATTTTTATATTATGAATTGTAAATGTATTGTTGAAGCCTTACATATGTAATAGTATATGATCTTGTATAAGCTTTCTGGGCAAACTTATACATACACGGGCTGTTGGCAAAAATGCAGCATATGACATGAATATTACAGGCATGAATATTTTCGAAAAACAAAAAAATCCATCCTACAACTGAGACAGATTTTTTAATAATTTCAAAACGATATAAAATGAAGGAAGAAATATTGACTGGATAAAAAGATAACAAAACAGCAGCTGAATCAATCAGCTGTTGTTTTATTTTGTCTCTATTCCCACGGAATACAATGGCATCTTCCGTCGATAATAACCGGGTAATATCCAATGGCACATTCAAGGCAGATTTCTCCTCCGGCCAGAATGGATTTCATTTTCTCTTTGTTTAATTTTTTCATAATGATTGTTTTAATGTGTTGGTAATCAAATATAAATATATTTTTTTACAGGAGGAAAAATATTTTGAGAAAGAATGGATTTCAGGAATTTGGATTCAAACAAAATATTATGTTAAATAGTGTTTTTTGATGGATATTAATAATTAATTTTGCAAAAACTAATAAAAATATATCATGAAAAAACAGTTACTATTCTTATTATTGGCTTGTGGAATATATAATGCACAGATATTTTCCGAGAATTTCAATGGAGGAAGTATACCGGCAGGTTGGACGGTCAATAATCCGGATACTGCATTCAACTGGGGCGTTGGGACCAGCAATGGTTTTGCCTCCTTTCCCAGTGGCGCCGCTTTTTTTGATGACGACGACGCAGGCCCGAATGGCATAAACACCAATGCGAGACTCGTATCGCCTGTTATCAATCTCTCGGGAGTTGTCAATCCCAGACTGGCATTTAAATATGCCAATCGGATTGATAATCTTAATTC includes:
- a CDS encoding GNAT family acetyltransferase, coding for MKKLNKEKMKSILAGGEICLECAIGYYPVIIDGRCHCIPWE